The Desulfuribacillus stibiiarsenatis genome segment TGTCTACCTTGATTGCTGGGAGCTTTCTGACGATGTATATCGAGGACTGGCCCTTCATTCAATATTTCTTCATTGTACATTTAAATCTTACGAGTTATTTATCAGGTGGCTTTCAACCAGTGGAAGGTATATCTTTATTGTACTCAGTTAGCAATCTGCTGATATGGACAGCGATCAGTATTGTCATAAGCTTTATTACGTTTCAACGCCAAGACGTACTATCTTAGGAGGTAAGAGATGCTTGCAAGGAAAATATGGCTACTATTAGCCTTTACATGTGTTTTTGGAAGCATGATTCTGCTTTCAGGAATTGTGTACGCTTTCATGGTGACTCCTCATTCCGTATATCAAGGAGAACCTATAGAGGATCCGATTGAACGGGAAAGAAGAGCAGCGCTCAAAGGATTCGGGGAAGATACCATTGTTGTTGTAGTAATGGGTGATTCTATTGCAAGGGGTATGGGTGACGAGACTGGAGATGGACTGACAAGTGAACTAGTCAATCTTTTTCAAGAAAATGAGAAACAGGTTGAAGTCGTAAATATCGCTGTCGACGGTTTAGAATCCGATGAGCTATTGGAGCTAATAGAATCGGAGCAAACAGATGAATTATTACAAAGGGCAGATTTGATTCTGATTTCCATAGGCGGCAATGATCTGCGCGGAGTGCTTAGAGGCGATATGAGCATTTTAAAAACAGGGGAAATTGATGAAATTCAAGAAGGGTACTTAGATAATGTAAGCAACTCCATTGACTACATTCGTGAACTCAACGAAGAGAGTTATATTGCATTTGTAGGACTGTACAATCCGTTTGATATCTATTCATTAGATGACGATTATAGCGACATTGATCTTATAGAATTTCTTAAAGATTGGAATTATCAGACACAGCTGCTAGTAGAAGAAGACAATCTTGGAGTATTCGTGCCTACTTACGATTTGTTCAAATGGAATATAGAGCAGTTTATGTCACGGGACGGGATTCATCCAAATGCTGCTGGCTACCAAGCAATTGCATCTCGAATTGCTACTGTGTTTCGATCGATAGTGAAATTAGACTAGGGGAGATAGAACATGCCGATTGTTGAATTTTCGATAGTACCTCTAGGAACACAAAGCACAAGTATAAGTGTTTACGTTGCAGCAGTGCATAAAGTATTAGAGGATTATAAAGAACGAGTTACCTATCAATTAACACCGATGAGTACAATTATTGAAGGAAATCTAGCGGATATAATGGAAATTGTACAAAAGTTACACGAGGTACCTTTCGAGAATGGTGCGAAAAGGATTTTGACAAGCATTAAGATTGATGACCGTAGAGATAAGAAACAACAAATGAGTGATAAAATTGATTCAGTCAAGACGAAACTTATACTATAAGGTACATAAGTAGAGAGAGTCCCTGCATATAAATGTAGGGACTCTTTTTTGTACACTTTTTATGGCTTAATACCAATATGGAACACATAACTGATCGCCAGGGTATAGGATATTAGGGTTTGATATGTGAGGGTTTGCAGCAACTAAGTTTGCAACAGGAACTCTGAAGCGTTGAGCAATAGAATATATGTTATCGCCTACGACAACGGTGTAAATTCCAGAATAGTCACTAGGACAAGCCCATGGACGGCGTGGCTGTATCACTGGTGGCAGTGGTTGTGGGTATGGTGGCACTGGTATTGGAATCGGAATCGGTATCGGCTGCGGGAACGGTGGTCTAGGTTGCGGGAACGGTGGTCTAGGCTGTGGGAACGGTGGTCTAGGCTGTGGGAACGGTGGTCTAGGTTGTGGGAACGGTGGTCTAGGTTGCGGGAACGGTGGTCTAGGTTGCGGGAACGGTGGTCTAGGTTGTGGGAATGGTGGTCTAGGTTGTGGGAATGGTGGTCTAGGTTGCGGGAACGGTGGTCCAGGTTGTGGGAATGGTGGTCTAGGTTGTGGGAACGGTGGTCCAGGTTGCGGGAACAATGGTTGTAAGACGGGTGGTATTTGTTGCTGTGTCTCATGTGAGTCGTTAGGGTTTTGCTGGTAAGACATAGGGGATTACACCTCCAGAATAGTTAAATCCCTATATATTATGAATGAGTAAATAAATGGGGAATACGTCTAAAAAATTGTGCAAAAGCCCATAGGTATAATGAGCTATTGCTTATGACCTATTACAAGCTTATTATAAGATGAAAGAGCATCGGAGGTGTGATATGCACCAATACAACCATACGTTTACAGAGACATTATTTGCAAATGGTCCCTGTGTAATTTTTCAATGGTCACCACAAGTGGGATGGCCTGTTTCTTATGTATCACCCAACGTGTATCAAGTATTAGGGTATCAACAGCAGCAACTGATACTTGGTGAGATAAGTTTTTTTGAATTAATACATCCGGATGATATCGGTAGGATTGAGGCAGAGGTACAACAGCACCTTGATGAGGGTAGAAGCGACTTTAAACAGCAATATCGGCTAATGCGTGCAGATGGTCAGTATATTTGGGTGGATGACTATACTTATGTCATTTACGATTCGCAACAAGAAGGGGCAATGATTAATGGATATATTGTGGATGTCAATGATCAGGTCAATGCGCATAGAGAAAATGAAAACCAGAAACAGCGACTAGCACTAGTCATCGATGGAACAGATATTGCCTTTTGGGATTGGAATGTGCAAACGGGCGACACGGTATTTAACGAACGTTGGGCGCAAATGATTGGTTATACAGTGGAGGACCTGCAGCCAATAAGCATTGAGACTTGGATTCGATATGCACACCCAGACGACTTAGAACAATCTAACCTTTTATTGAATCAGCATTTTGCTGGTGAAATACCGCATTATGACTATGAATGTAGGTTGCGCCATAAAGATGGACATTGGATATGGGTTCATGACCGAGGGAAGGTTATGTCTTGGACGGAAGATGGCAAACCTCTTCGCATGATAGGAACTCATGTGGATATAACGAGGCGTAAACTAGAAGAACATAGTAAGCACTATCAGAATCAACAATTTCAGGCTCTTTTTAAATATACTTCCGATGGTGTTGTGTTTTTTGATTTACAAGGGATAATTCAAAAAGTAAATCAACAGTTCTGTGATATGTTCGGGTACCAAGTGCAGGAAGTATTAGGAAATCAGATTAACGAGATCATAGATCCAGAAAAGAAATGTAATGATTATTTATGGGACGCTATTATCGAGGGAAAACGTATCAAGGTTGAAACCAGTCGTTACAGTAGAACAGGCTCAATGATTGATGTACTAGTCAAGGGCGGACCTGTAATTATAGATGAGGGAATAGTGGGCGGTTATATTGTATACGCAGACATCACAAGGCAAAAACAACAAAATAGGGAACTGGAAGCCCGGGACGAATTGCTTCGCAAATTATCAGAGAATGTTCCGGGAGTGATTTTTCAATATCAGCTAAACCAAGATGGGTCTTCCTGTTTTCCGTTTGCTAGCGAAGGAATGAAGGATATTTATAACGTGTATCCTGAAGAGGTGAAATTGGACGCAACTAGGGTATTTGAAGTCATACACCCTGAAGATATCGAGAAAATCAGAGATAGCATTAGTCGTTCCAGTAAAACCGGTGACATATGGTCTGATGAATATAGAGTCATCTTTCCTGACGACAATGGAAATTTAAAAGAGAGCTGGCGACATGGACAATCCACGCCGGAATACTTGCCAAATGGCAGTGTTATATGGCATGGTTACATTTCGAATCATGATAACCAAAAAGAAATAGAAAGAAAGTTAATCGCGGCAAGAAAAGAAGCAGAAGAAGCGAATAGTGCAAAAAGTCAATTTTTATCTACTATGAGTCATGAAATCCGAACCCCGATGAATGCAATTATAGGGATGACTGAAGTGTTAGAAGAAATTGTTATAGGTGAAGAGGTTAAACAATATATTAAGGTAATCCGTCGAAATGGAGAATTTTTATTATACACAATTAACTCTGTACTAGACTTAGCTAAGATTGAATCAGGTGCGATTCATATCCATAAACTACCGGTCCATATGGTCGCGTTTATATCAGAGCTTTCTAATATTTATCAAGTGTTAGCACATCGTAAGGGTTTAGAGTTTTTAGTCGAATTAGACTATGACAATAGCGGTAAGGATGAATATGTGCTAGTAGATATCGATAAATTGCGACAAGTCCTAGTCAACCTAATAGGGAATGCGATTAAGTTCACAGAAAAAGGTCATGTTCGATTAATCATTCGCAAAATTAATCATCAACTTTTACAGTTTCAAGTGGTTGATACAGGAATCGGCATCCCAGAGCATAAACTAGATATTATATTTAATGACTTCGTTCAAGTAGATTCTTCAACGACACGAACCTATGGTGGAACAGGCCTAGGCCTAAGCATCTCAAAAAAGTTAGTGCATTTAATGGGAGGTAGCATATGGGCTGAAAGCCAAGCTGGAGTTGGTAGCACCTTCTTCTTTAATCTTCCTATGGAAGTTAGCTTTAGCAGAGTCAGCAATTACGAGAATGTAGAGAAATCTTCTGGAGCATATTATGAAAGTACAGAGTGTAATGATACATTGAGCCAAAACAATAAGAGAATTTTAATAGTCGATGATGTGGCTGATAATCGTTTACTACTGCAAGTGTTTTTGAAACAAGTTCCATGCGAAATAATTTTTGCTGTCAATGGTAGCGATGCATTGGAACAATATAAGGAAGCATCGAAGCGCTCGGAGCAACAAATCCACCTCATATTAATGGATATGCAAATGCCAGTGATGGATGGTTATACTGCAACACAGAAGATACGCGAATGGGAACGAGGGAACAAGTTGCAAGAAGTTCCGATTATTGCACTGACTGCTTATGCACTCAAAGAAGAGCAACATAAGAGTATTCGATCTGGTTGCAACTGCCATATGAGCAAGCCAATTAAAAAAGTAGAGTTAATTGCAGCGATCAAACGATATCTCTGCGAGAATACATTTGAATAGCCAGTCTTTCGTATAAAAAAAGAATGCTCCCGATTCACGAGAGCATTCTTTTTAAATGGGCATAATTCAAGTTGCCTAATTATACGTAGTACTGAGAGAAAGCAATTAACAAATAACCTAAAGCAATTAACAAAAATCCATAGAAAGCTAATTGCTGACTTGTTAAACCGCCGCAACGTGACATAAAATCGCCTCCTTTTAGTTACAGTTAATGCAGGTATGAGTTGTAATGGTATGGGTAATCGTGGATATTACGAAGAACGGGCAAAATCCCATGTGAATATTTATAGTTTTTTATATCTGATAAAATTACATATATTGCATAATTGAAAAAGTAAACTTTTGCATGGATATAACTTGAAATCGGAAACAATAAAGGCGAAAGTAACTTTTAATTAGGTGGTGTAAGCTTTGATTCATAATCATGGGAAACAAAATAGATTAGCAAAAGAAAAATCTCCCTATTTACTTCAGCATGCCCATAATCCTGTAGATTGGTTTGCATGGTCTGAAGAAGCATTTGAAACGGCAAAACAACAAAATAAACCTATATTCTTAAGCATAGGCTATTCGACTTGCCATTGGTGCCACGTCATGGAAAAGGAAAGCTTTGAGAGTGAACAAGTAGCGGCAATTTTGAATGAGCACTTTATATCGGTTAAAGTCGACCGAGAAGAAAGACCAGATGTCGATCATATTTATATGACCGCATGTCAAGCGATGACTGGACACGGCGGATGGCCGTTGACTGTCTTTATGACGCATGATAAGAAACCGTTTTACATAGGAACATACTTCCCGACTGAAACGAAGTGGGGTAGACCTGGATTCATGGAAGTATTGAATCAAATTAACGAGAAATGGCAGAACAATCATGAACAAGTGTTAGAAGCCAGTGAGCAAATGACGACTGCGATTCAGCCTAGATTCACAGAATTTGAACCAGGAACTGCTGAAGAACGGACGATTACCCGTGCGTATAAGCAATTTGCGGCAGACTATGATGAAATGTTCGGTGGTTTCGGTGGTGCACCGAAGTTCCTTACCCCTCACAATCTTATGTTCCTACTGCGTTATTGGAAACAAACAGGCTCAGAGGATGCACTAAAAATGGTTGAGAAGACGTTAGATTCAATGTATCGCGGAGGAATTTACGATCATATTGGATTTGGTTTTTCAAGATATTCCACGGACCAGGAGTGGCTGGTACCGCATTTCGAAAAAATGCTTTATGACAACGCTCTAATGGCGTACACATATTTAGAGGCCTATCAAGCGACCCAGCGAGAGGAATTTGCCCGTGTGGCGGAAGAGATTTTCACCTATGTATTACGTGACATGACGCATCCCGAAGGGAGCTTTTACTCGGCGGAAGATGCCGATTCAGAAGGCGTCGAAGGGAAGTTCTATGTATGGAAACCGCAAGAAGTCTTAGAAGTTTTAGGACAAGAAGAAGGGCAGCTATATTGTAAAGCCTATGACATATCGGATTGTTCAAACTTTGAAAATTATAGTATACCGAATCTGATTCGTGCATCCTTTGTTAGAATTGCCCATGAATATGGAATTACCATTGAGAAACTAGAAGAGCGTTTAGAAATTTCAAGAAGTAAGTTGTTAGAGCATCGACAAAAGCGCGTTCATCCGCATAAAGACGACAAAATTTTAACAGCTTGGAATGGACTTATGATTGCCGCATTTGCAAAAGGGGCACAAGTCTTGAAACGCCCAATTTATAAAGAAACGGCAGAAAAAGCGATTCAATTCATTATGAACAACTTGCGACGCGAGGATGGACGTTTATTAGCGCGCTATCGTGATGGGGAAGCTAAGTTCCTAGCGTACTTAGACGACTATGCATTTATGACTTGGGGGCTTATTGAACAGTATCAAGCAACTTTTGATGCGAAATATTTGGAGATGGCATTGCAACTTCAACAACAGACTGATCAGTTATTCTGGGATGATAAGGATGGCGGATATTTCTTCTACGGAACGGATGGGGAGCAATTATTGACTCGTCCTAAGGAGATTTATGATGGAGCGATTCCTGCTGGGAACTCTGTTATTGCTTTTAATACGATTCGTTTAGCACGGTTGACAGGAAATCAGGAACTAGAGAAACGAGCAGAACAGATTATTGAAAGTTTTGCAGGCACCATCAATGAGTACCCACGGGCGTATTCATTCTTCTTACTAGCAATCCAATTTGCGTTGGGTGATACTCGTGAAATAGTGATTGTTGGCAAACAAGAAGATATAGACACTTTAAGAATGCTTGATACATTGCGTTCCAGCTTTTTGCCTGATGCTGTGATTTTATTCCGACCAGAACAACAAGATGCAAAAACGCCTATTGATAAAATAGCCCCTTTTATCCTAGGAAAAGATGCAATTGCTGGCAAAGCTACGGCATATATATGCGAAAACCAGTCATGTCAGTCACCAATTACCGACATTGATGATATGATTCAGTATTTTCATCAAAGCCAACCCGAACAACCACATGCATAAGCTTCTGTATGATAAAAATAATTTGGGGATAACTCAAAAATTATGTTCTAGATAAGCTTAGTCAATGGTATAATAGACACATCTGGAGCAGGAGGATGGTTCTATGTTCACTTGGACTGAAGAGTTGGCAACTGGGAATCAGTTGATTGACGAGCAGCATAAGGAAATTTTTAGAAAAGCAGATGTCGTATTTCATTTAACAACTGACAATGTAGACCAGGAAGAGGTTATAAAGACCTTCAAATACTTGGTGAATTATGTATTTGAGCATTTTAACAACGAAGAAATGCTAATGAAACAGCATCATTACGAAGACTATGAGGCACATAAAGCAGCCCATACGCATTTCCTAAAACAAATTAACAAATTTAACAAGGATTTGAAAGAAAATGGTGTCACGGAAGAGTTTGTTGATGATTTAAAACTCATGATGGTCGAGTTGTTTGTTGATCATATCGATGAATTAGACAAAAAGATGGCACACGCAATAAAGGGTTAGCTTATAAAAGGCTAACAATCAATAAGTTTGCAAACAAAAATTAAAGCCCCACATCTTGGGGCTTTTCGCTTTTTCTAATTCGTTTTATTATTTTACTTCCAGGTTCTTTTATAGTATCGTTTTACAATGTAATTTACTATGGTTCAGGAAGTAAGGCATCATCTTTCTCCACCACGGCCAATCGTGGTCCACGTCATATCCCCAAATATCGACCCATGCAAAGATATTTTTCGCCTCAAGAATTGATTTCAGGGCATAGGTATCTTCTAATATTTCTTCTTCCCACTTCCCTTGGCCAGCAGCTATAACGATACAACTCTCTGAATACTGCTTTAAATAGTGTGGGTCATTTAAGTTAGGTAAGTAGGCAAGTGGAGAGTTGAAATAGACATTCTCGTCCATATAATCGCCGACAGCAAAATTTAATTTATACACGCCACTTAGGGCAATTAACGTATCGAAAATGTCAGGATGTCTAAAAAAGAAGTTAGCGCTATGATAGCCCCCCATACTACATCCAGTAGCAAGAAGCTTCCCTGCAAAAGAGTTTTTTGCGCGCACGTAAGGCACGAATTCTTTAGTGATGTAAACATCATAGTCGTTATGTCGGATTGCACGTTGGGTTGGATCAATGCTTTCATTCAGCCATGACTGCGAATCGACACTATCGACCGCAAAGATTTGAATAGCGCCAGCATTAATAAAGTCTTTGCACGCTTCTACCATGCCGAAGTCTTCATATTCGTAAAATCGTCCACCAGACGACGGAAACACAATCACTGGCTTGCCAGCATGACCATAGACTTTGAATTCCATGTCTTGACCCAAACTATGACTATATAACTTATGGTATTCTACGTTCATTTCCTACCTCCTAGTGATCATCCGTCGTATCTTGGATGTAATTCACAACTTCCTGTAATTCTTCAAGCGATTCTGATCTTACAAGATAACCGTAATCTCCTAATGCAGCACCAAAAATAGAGTTGATTGGTTCATGATAAGCAATCTTTGAACCATAGTGTTCTAAGATGTTTTCATGGGAATAACGATACGAATGTTTAAATTTTCGCCCAATGTAGCAGCAGTGATATTTGCGCTCATAATCCAACCCATCCAATTGATTCGTGAGCATTCTCGTCCACACATCATATAAATCAATGTCGCAAGCGTAATTAAACATATCCATAGTTAGACCACCAGGAGGTCGCATATTCACTTCCAATACGAGTAGTTTGGATTTAGGCGTACGAAAGAATTCAAAGTGGAAAAAGCGTTCACGGACTTTAAAACTTTTAAGTAACCGTAGTCCCAAAGTCTTTAAATCTTCTGGTAGATCACGGTACGAATAGTAGGATACGTGTCGATCTTCGTTTACCGTTTCCATAATCCCTTGGCTATATTGATGTCCGGTATAGAATACTAAGTTTCCATCCTGGTCCACCAATCCATCAAAAGAGCAAATACCACCTTCGATGAATTCTTCCATAATATACTCGCGGCTATCCTTAGTAGCGAAGAACTGTACAAGTTGCTCGCTATTGTCTAATCGATACGTATTAGCAGCCCCAACTCCGATATCAGGTTTGACGACAACGGGATAGTCGACTTCTTCAATGA includes the following:
- a CDS encoding GDSL-type esterase/lipase family protein — its product is MLARKIWLLLAFTCVFGSMILLSGIVYAFMVTPHSVYQGEPIEDPIERERRAALKGFGEDTIVVVVMGDSIARGMGDETGDGLTSELVNLFQENEKQVEVVNIAVDGLESDELLELIESEQTDELLQRADLILISIGGNDLRGVLRGDMSILKTGEIDEIQEGYLDNVSNSIDYIRELNEESYIAFVGLYNPFDIYSLDDDYSDIDLIEFLKDWNYQTQLLVEEDNLGVFVPTYDLFKWNIEQFMSRDGIHPNAAGYQAIASRIATVFRSIVKLD
- a CDS encoding MTH1187 family thiamine-binding protein, which translates into the protein MPIVEFSIVPLGTQSTSISVYVAAVHKVLEDYKERVTYQLTPMSTIIEGNLADIMEIVQKLHEVPFENGAKRILTSIKIDDRRDKKQQMSDKIDSVKTKLIL
- a CDS encoding LysM peptidoglycan-binding domain-containing protein, producing the protein MSYQQNPNDSHETQQQIPPVLQPLFPQPGPPFPQPRPPFPQPGPPFPQPRPPFPQPRPPFPQPRPPFPQPRPPFPQPRPPFPQPRPPFPQPRPPFPQPRPPFPQPRPPFPQPIPIPIPIPVPPYPQPLPPVIQPRRPWACPSDYSGIYTVVVGDNIYSIAQRFRVPVANLVAANPHISNPNILYPGDQLCVPYWY
- a CDS encoding PAS domain-containing hybrid sensor histidine kinase/response regulator translates to MHQYNHTFTETLFANGPCVIFQWSPQVGWPVSYVSPNVYQVLGYQQQQLILGEISFFELIHPDDIGRIEAEVQQHLDEGRSDFKQQYRLMRADGQYIWVDDYTYVIYDSQQEGAMINGYIVDVNDQVNAHRENENQKQRLALVIDGTDIAFWDWNVQTGDTVFNERWAQMIGYTVEDLQPISIETWIRYAHPDDLEQSNLLLNQHFAGEIPHYDYECRLRHKDGHWIWVHDRGKVMSWTEDGKPLRMIGTHVDITRRKLEEHSKHYQNQQFQALFKYTSDGVVFFDLQGIIQKVNQQFCDMFGYQVQEVLGNQINEIIDPEKKCNDYLWDAIIEGKRIKVETSRYSRTGSMIDVLVKGGPVIIDEGIVGGYIVYADITRQKQQNRELEARDELLRKLSENVPGVIFQYQLNQDGSSCFPFASEGMKDIYNVYPEEVKLDATRVFEVIHPEDIEKIRDSISRSSKTGDIWSDEYRVIFPDDNGNLKESWRHGQSTPEYLPNGSVIWHGYISNHDNQKEIERKLIAARKEAEEANSAKSQFLSTMSHEIRTPMNAIIGMTEVLEEIVIGEEVKQYIKVIRRNGEFLLYTINSVLDLAKIESGAIHIHKLPVHMVAFISELSNIYQVLAHRKGLEFLVELDYDNSGKDEYVLVDIDKLRQVLVNLIGNAIKFTEKGHVRLIIRKINHQLLQFQVVDTGIGIPEHKLDIIFNDFVQVDSSTTRTYGGTGLGLSISKKLVHLMGGSIWAESQAGVGSTFFFNLPMEVSFSRVSNYENVEKSSGAYYESTECNDTLSQNNKRILIVDDVADNRLLLQVFLKQVPCEIIFAVNGSDALEQYKEASKRSEQQIHLILMDMQMPVMDGYTATQKIREWERGNKLQEVPIIALTAYALKEEQHKSIRSGCNCHMSKPIKKVELIAAIKRYLCENTFE
- a CDS encoding thioredoxin domain-containing protein, with amino-acid sequence MHNHGKQNRLAKEKSPYLLQHAHNPVDWFAWSEEAFETAKQQNKPIFLSIGYSTCHWCHVMEKESFESEQVAAILNEHFISVKVDREERPDVDHIYMTACQAMTGHGGWPLTVFMTHDKKPFYIGTYFPTETKWGRPGFMEVLNQINEKWQNNHEQVLEASEQMTTAIQPRFTEFEPGTAEERTITRAYKQFAADYDEMFGGFGGAPKFLTPHNLMFLLRYWKQTGSEDALKMVEKTLDSMYRGGIYDHIGFGFSRYSTDQEWLVPHFEKMLYDNALMAYTYLEAYQATQREEFARVAEEIFTYVLRDMTHPEGSFYSAEDADSEGVEGKFYVWKPQEVLEVLGQEEGQLYCKAYDISDCSNFENYSIPNLIRASFVRIAHEYGITIEKLEERLEISRSKLLEHRQKRVHPHKDDKILTAWNGLMIAAFAKGAQVLKRPIYKETAEKAIQFIMNNLRREDGRLLARYRDGEAKFLAYLDDYAFMTWGLIEQYQATFDAKYLEMALQLQQQTDQLFWDDKDGGYFFYGTDGEQLLTRPKEIYDGAIPAGNSVIAFNTIRLARLTGNQELEKRAEQIIESFAGTINEYPRAYSFFLLAIQFALGDTREIVIVGKQEDIDTLRMLDTLRSSFLPDAVILFRPEQQDAKTPIDKIAPFILGKDAIAGKATAYICENQSCQSPITDIDDMIQYFHQSQPEQPHA
- a CDS encoding bacteriohemerythrin gives rise to the protein MFTWTEELATGNQLIDEQHKEIFRKADVVFHLTTDNVDQEEVIKTFKYLVNYVFEHFNNEEMLMKQHHYEDYEAHKAAHTHFLKQINKFNKDLKENGVTEEFVDDLKLMMVELFVDHIDELDKKMAHAIKG
- a CDS encoding esterase family protein, whose amino-acid sequence is MNVEYHKLYSHSLGQDMEFKVYGHAGKPVIVFPSSGGRFYEYEDFGMVEACKDFINAGAIQIFAVDSVDSQSWLNESIDPTQRAIRHNDYDVYITKEFVPYVRAKNSFAGKLLATGCSMGGYHSANFFFRHPDIFDTLIALSGVYKLNFAVGDYMDENVYFNSPLAYLPNLNDPHYLKQYSESCIVIAAGQGKWEEEILEDTYALKSILEAKNIFAWVDIWGYDVDHDWPWWRKMMPYFLNHSKLHCKTIL
- a CDS encoding ATP-grasp domain-containing protein, which translates into the protein MNVVMFSPHFPKNFQNFCLRLKAHGANVFGIADVSSELLEPSLQQSFTEYFQVSDLHNYDEILRICGYITYKYGKIDRIESHNEYWLEQDADLRTDFNVPGIKADDIAYYKKKSLMKELFRKAKVPHAKGKVVETIEDAQAFIEEVDYPVVVKPDIGVGAANTYRLDNSEQLVQFFATKDSREYIMEEFIEGGICSFDGLVDQDGNLVFYTGHQYSQGIMETVNEDRHVSYYSYRDLPEDLKTLGLRLLKSFKVRERFFHFEFFRTPKSKLLVLEVNMRPPGGLTMDMFNYACDIDLYDVWTRMLTNQLDGLDYERKYHCCYIGRKFKHSYRYSHENILEHYGSKIAYHEPINSIFGAALGDYGYLVRSESLEELQEVVNYIQDTTDDH